The stretch of DNA GTGGTGGACAGAGTAATACCCCTAACACGTCCCGTTCCATTTCTCCACTTGAACCCAAAACCAGCCCCGTGCCCTTGGACACGCGTGTGGCTAGGTGTCTCGGTGCGAGGTGGCACTCACCCGGCCGGCCGTGGCTCTTCATGAGCTCCAGGTAGTTTACGAGGTCCTGGGGCTTCACCTTGTTCCCCCACCAGTAGGGGATCCCGGGCCACAGTTCCGTGTGACGGCTCACGGATGCCTCGTCCTCGTACGACAGGATGACCTGCTGGCCCCGTGACCACAGCTGGCGCAGAGTTGGCACCTCCTGGGGGGATCATCCGGGTGCCCGTGAGACGCGTGCACAGGGGTTATTGGGGTGCCTTGTGACGATGTGTCAGTTATTGGGGGTGTGCGAGAAGCCACAGTGGTGTATGGATTATTGGGGCGTCTGTGAGCAGTGATGGGCTGGTTATTGGGTTCTCCGTGAGAAGAGACAGTCATGGTGGATTACTGGTGTGTCTGAGTAGAGGCACTGGTGGGTACATCACTAGGGTGTCTgagtggagatggtgatgggtGGGTTATTGGGGTGTCTTGAGCAGTGATTGGTAGATTTTGGGGGTGTTTGAGTGGAGACACTAGTGGGTAGATTACTTGGGTGTCTTGAGCAGTGATGGGTGGATTATTGGGGTTCCTGAGTGGAAACAGAGGTGGGTGGATTATTGGGGTTTCTAATAGGAAATGGCAGGTGGGTTACTGGGGCATCTTGAGGAGTGATTGTTGGATTTTGGGGGTGTCTGAGTGGAGACCGGGCAGGGCGGATTATTGGGGGTGCCTGTGACCAGTGATGGGCTGGTTACTGGCGTGTTTGAGTGGAGACAGTGGTGGGTGGATTCCTGGGCTTCCTGAGCAGCATCACCTGGTGCCTGAATCAGCCTCACGCAGCGAGCGGATGGTCCGTGATTCCAGTGAAGCCTGGCACTCCCACCACCCCTGCTGCCAAGAGCATGGGGAGCCCGCGGCGCCTGCTCACCCCGCGGGGACACAGCATGTCCCCAAAGATGTTCttgatgcagcccaccaggtacTCGTGCAGGTCCTCCGTCATGCCCTCGAAGTTCCTGCACGCCAGGATAACCACCTCCCGGGGGTGGCTCTGCAGCCACTCGGAGATCTCCGTGAGCGTGTCCTGAGCGGGGGTGGCGAGAAGGGCCTTGTGTGAGAGACAAGCACGACCCCAGCACGACCACTCCACAGACAGGTCAGGGGGTCCTGACACACAAAGACACAAGCAAGGCGCTGCTCCCAAGGGACCCAGCCTCTCCTGAGTGGCAGCGGGGAGCCacgggtgtgggtgtgtgtgtgtacacgctcCTGTACGTACGGGTGCATACGCGTGTGTTTATGTGGTCGTGACCTGTGTGTGCACAgatatgcgtgtgtgtgcgtgcgcagcAGCAGGGAGCAGTGCTCATAGAATCGTGTAAGGTATGCACGGCAGGGAGTGTGCGAGGCCAGGGTGCGTGCACAGTGAGACCCAGGGACGGTGCCCCTAGACCCCGAGGGTTGCTGGCGTCTGTGGTGGGGGCACAGGGGCCACGGCCAGAGGGAGCcatgaagtgacttggcagccgAGAGGATGGACTGGACGCAGGAAGATGCGCCAGGGACCCGGTTTAGCTAAACTGTGGGAGACGCCCCAGAGGCCAGGGCTACAGGTGTGAGTTCAGAAATGCACGCTGGTCAGGGATTCTGAGTGACTGATGCCAGAGGCCAGCCCTCTCCTGCCTGGAGTGGACGTGTGTCCGTCCCATTAGGGGTCACCGTCTTCTAACTGGAGTGGACATGTGTCTGTCTGAGTGgacatgtgtccattctcttAGGAGTCAGTGTCTTCTAACTGGGGTGGACATGTGTCCATCCTGTTAGGGGTCAGCCTCTCTTGACGAGAGGGGACGTGGGTCCATCTGAGTGGACGTGTGTCTGTCCCCTTAGGGGTCAGCGTCTTCTAACTGGGGTGGACGTGTGTCTGTCTGAGTGGACGTGTGTCTGTCCCCTTAGGGGTCAGCGTCTTCTAACTGGGGTGGACGTGTGTCTGTCTGAGTGGACGTGTGTCTGTCCCCTTAGGGGTCAGCGTCTTCTGAGGTGGACGTGTGTCTGTCTGAGTGGACGTGTGTCTATCCCCTTAGGGGTCAGCATCTTCTAACTGGGGTGgacgtgtgtgtgtctgagtggaCGTGTGTCCCCTTAGGGGTCAGCATCTTCTGAGGTGGACGTGTGTCTGTCTGAGGTGGACGTGTGTCTGTCTCAGTGGACGTGTGTCTGTCCCCTTAGGGGTCAGCGTCTTCTAACCAGGGTGGACCTGTGCTGCTCCTTACAGGTCAGCTTGTCCCGCCTGGCCCGCGCGTGCCCACCTCCACGAGAGCCGTCGTGTACACCATGTGGACGAAGTGCAGGTTCCTCTCCGAGCCGTCCTCCACGTGTGCGATCCGCAGGTCCAGGTACCTCACGCCAGCATCCAGCTGCTCCGTGACGCTCAGCACCTGCACACAGGGGTTGGTCACCGGTGCCGGGCACAGGGCGGCCCCGCCTCAGCTCGTCGCCGCCCTCGGGGGCTGGGCCCGCGCTGAGGACGCCCAGTTGAGGGCCGCGTCGTCCACTGTCAAGTCAGCAGTGTTGGCGCCGCCAGGCTCAGGCCCTGCTTCTGGCAGCGGGGTCTGCAGGGTCACTGGTCATGTGCAGCCACAGAGCCCGGGCCCAGACCGTGGTCTTGGGGCCCCTGCAGGGTccagcctcagcctcctccctggcAGTCCCTGGGCGGAAGCCCCCAGTGGGTTCACCAGCGCAGGCTCCAGGACAGCCCAGCTGGACCCTCGGATGTGAGGACACACGAGAGCCACAGAGGTCTGCCGCCACCCCCACAAAGGCACTGGGGAAGGCAAGGAGGAACcaaggggagaaggaaaggaagaaacctCTGCCCGGCGTGTGAATaagaggaaaaagcaaagaatCACAGCAACATAAACGaaaagtgagagttgctcagtcgtgtccacctctcggcagtcccgtggactgcagcccacagaccccctctgtccatgggactctacaGGCAAGgtcactggagtggggagcctttcccttctccaggggatatgcctaacccagggatcaaacccaggcctcccacattgcaggcaggttctttaccagctgagccaccagggaagccctaatataaaTTAGTAGCAGAAAATGTACTGTGTCCTCTACAAGGAgtcataatggaaaaagaaaaaaataaggatagAAAATTGGGAAGAAAATAACAGATGTGCTCTAtccaaaataaaagaagcaaagacTAATATTAACATAAATTAGTAGCAGAAAATGGTACTGTGTTCGCTACACAGAGTcattatggaaaaagaaaaatatctaaggatttaaaaaaggaaagaaagcgaTAGTCTTCCTCtatgcaaaataaaagaaaaagtaaaaacgaATATTAACATCAACTAGTAGCAGAAAACGGTGCTGTGTTCTCTGCATGGAGTcgtaatggaaaaagaaaaaaataaaaggataaaaaatgggaaagaaagtcACAGCCCCCCCATCCCatccaaagtaaaagaaaaagcaaagactaATATGAATATTGTCAGCTACGACTTGCCATCCACCTCTAAAAGGATTAAGTCAAGGGCTGCTGCAGCTGCCGACCTTCAACACCCCCCAAGACCACCCCCCCAGCCACCGCGCACACCCTGGGCCTCCCTGGCAGCCGTACCACTTGAGACCCTGGCACCCAGGCCCCCCAGGACGGAGGGACCCTGGCGCCAAGGGACCCTCAGAGCCGagggcccccagccctgcaggccTCCCGGGCTCTGGTGCACCCGTCCCTCTGGGTGCGAGCTACAGGCGCCTGACCCGAGCAGGAATGAGGCTTGCCCACATTCCAGCCCTTGCTCTCTGCCCCTCAGGTCCCCCAGCAGGATTTCAGCAACTGGGGACCTCCCAGGAGGAAGTAATTACACAAGGCAAGACGTAACAATTACACGAGGCAAGAGGTGTGCTTGACAGCCTCTGGTCTCCTGGGAGGACCAGCCTGGGAGCTGAAAAACCAGGAATGTGAGTGCCCCCGCTGGCAGGGTACAGGAAGGTGGGGCAGCCTGCCCCCCAGGTGGGCCCCTGGGCCTGGGGAAGGTTCTCTATGCTTCAGCATCCACCCCCGGCTGGCGTGTGTGCCAGCGACAGGGCCGCTGCCAGTCGGTGCCCCTTCCCCACAGACAGGCCCCGCCATGGACCCCTCTCCATCCTGCACAGTGACTGCTGCCCACGcggcttctccccaccccctaaACCCGGAGCCGCCTGGGAGGAGCACtgcaggggaagggagggagtgcCTGTGTCTCATTCTCTgggaccccacgggctgcagcccaccaggctctctgtcaatgggattctccaggccagcacactggagtgggtggccatttcctccttcaggggatcttccccacccagggatcaaacctgagtttcctgcattgcaggcggattctttaccacctgagccaccaaggaagcctcccTGGAGGGGGTGTCGCAAACACAAACCCACCTCAGAGGACGCCAGAACTCAGCTACTGCTTATCTGGGAGCAGGAAGGAGCTGTCCTCAGTTGCACAACGGGCGGgaccctgccccttccctccccctcccacagcCTCTCTGACTTCAGCCTGTGATGCTCATAGTCCGCAGGTCCCCCTCTGGCTTCAGGCTGGTCCACAGTAAAGCTCTGTCCTTTGCTGCCTTTCTGGGAGgctctctgggtcgggaagatcccctgcaggagggcatggcaacccactccagtgttctcgcctggagaatcccatggattgaggagcctggtggacttcagtccatggggttgcagagacgcagacgtgactgagcgactgaaggaCAATTGTGCTTTACAGGGAGTTTGTTCTCAATTCCGTTTCCCCAACAGGGATAAGGGCACAGCCCCGCGGGGGACACCAGCGGCTGGAGCTGGGCCTGGCCCGGGCGTGCCCGCAGACCCTCACCTGGGTGGTGGACCACTTGAGCACCACGGGCAGGGTGACACACGGCAGCACTTTGCACAGAAGCTGCAGCAGCCTCGGCTCCTTGCTGGAGATGGGTGACTTCTTATTCAGGCAGTAGGTCATCGTGTCATGGCTCCCTGTGGGCAGACCAGGCAGGGGACACGTCACCCCCGAGCCTGTCCTCTGTGCCCCCGAGCTGCCCTCGGGACGCACAGCTATAGCGCTGTAGGGCACGGGGAATCCTGAAAGTCACATCCACCGAGACCAGGGAACTGAACCCTATTTTGCAATGGGGTCTCTG from Bos mutus isolate GX-2022 chromosome X, NWIPB_WYAK_1.1, whole genome shotgun sequence encodes:
- the PLCXD1 gene encoding PI-PLC X domain-containing protein 1, producing MGGQVSSPGSFSGLPYASKANADWMSALNSRLWDVPLHQLSIPGSHDTMTYCLNKKSPISSKEPRLLQLLCKVLPCVTLPVVLKWSTTQVLSVTEQLDAGVRYLDLRIAHVEDGSERNLHFVHMVYTTALVEDTLTEISEWLQSHPREVVILACRNFEGMTEDLHEYLVGCIKNIFGDMLCPRGEVPTLRQLWSRGQQVILSYEDEASVSRHTELWPGIPYWWGNKVKPQDLVNYLELMKSHGRPGGLFVAGINLTENLEFILVHPAWSLKKLTLSGLPYLCAWVRAQCPGSAAGCTNIIAGDFIGASGFVSDVIGLNQKLLRG